The genomic segment tctttttaatttgccGACCTTTGATTATTTTTACCCCTCAGCCTGACTTACGCCTTAAAATTTCCATTCCCATTTCTCCATTTCTCTCCGtcttcacaaaaaaaaaaaaaagaaaaaacacccACCATTTCTCAATCTTCTCTCTCCAAAACccagaatatttttctcaatcaaacccagaatatttttctcaatcaaACCCAGAAAAGATTATGGCACAACAGAGAGAGAAAGATGAAACCATAGAGCTTAAAGTTCCAGCTGAAACACCCCTTTCACTTTCATGCCCAGATAATTGCAAAAACATCCCATCTTCTACAAGACCCGACATGGGTCGTATAGATCCGGGTCTACCAGACCCGGCCCGTCTAAGATCGGAGAGGGAGGTGGAAGATCAACCTCTTCCTGAGGCAACTTCAACGACGAAGGATCTTCAAGAGTCAACAGTTGAGGTATCTTCAATACCGGTTAAAAAGTCTGTTAACAGGTGCTCCGGGTGCGGAAAACGGGTCGGGCTTACCGGGTTTAGATGTAGATGTGGAGATCTGTTTTGTGCACAGCACAGGTATTCAGATCGGCATGATTGTAGTTATGATTATAAAACTGCTGGACGAGAAGCTATTGCAAGGGAGAATCCGGTTGTTAGAGCTGCAAAGATCTTGAAAgtttagataaaaggtcaaagTATAAGTCAAGGAGAGAGATAAATTAGATGGGTTTTTCCGGGTTTGGG from the Amaranthus tricolor cultivar Red isolate AtriRed21 chromosome 12, ASM2621246v1, whole genome shotgun sequence genome contains:
- the LOC130797176 gene encoding zinc finger A20 and AN1 domain-containing stress-associated protein 5-like, which codes for MAQQREKDETIELKVPAETPLSLSCPDNCKNIPSSTRPDMGRIDPGLPDPARLRSEREVEDQPLPEATSTTKDLQESTVEVSSIPVKKSVNRCSGCGKRVGLTGFRCRCGDLFCAQHRYSDRHDCSYDYKTAGREAIARENPVVRAAKILKV